A single region of the Aquarana catesbeiana isolate 2022-GZ linkage group LG07, ASM4218655v1, whole genome shotgun sequence genome encodes:
- the EMC3 gene encoding ER membrane protein complex subunit 3 codes for MTEPELLLDSNIRLWVVLPIVFITFFVGMIRHYVSILLQSDKKLTQEQVSDSQVLIRSRVLRENGKYITKQSFLMRKFFFNNAEDGFFKKTKRKVVPPSPMTDPTMLTDMMKGNVTNVLPMILIGGWINMTFSGFVTTKVPFPLTLRFKPMLQQGIELLSLDASWVSSASWYFLNVFGLRSIYSLILGQDNAADQSRVMQEQMTGAAMAMPADTNKAFKTEWEALELTDHQWALDDLEEELMGADLNFEGLFKRELQTAMF; via the exons ATGACCGAGCCGGAGCTCCTCCTGGATTCCAACATCCGATTATGGGTGGTGCTGCCCATCGTCTTCATCACATTCTTTGTGGGGATGATCCGCCATTACGTCTCCATCCTTCTCCAGAGCGACAAGAAACTAACGCAGGAGCAAGTGTCTGACAG TCAGGTTCTGATCCGCAGCAGAGTCCTCAGAGAAAATGGAAAATACATTACGAAGCAG TCCTTCCTCATGAGGAAATTCTTCTTCAACAATGCAGAGGATGGCTTCTTCAAGAAGACCAAGAGGAAGGTGGTGCCACCCTCTCCCATGACGG ATCCCACCATGCTGACAGACATGATGAAGGGGAACGTCACCAATGTGCTTCCCATGATCCTCATTGGTGGATGGATCAACATGACCTTCTCTGGGTTTGTGACAA CGAAGGTCCCATTTCCACTGACGCTTCGATTCAAACCGATGCTGCAACAGGGAATCGAACTGCTTTCTCTGGACGCCTCATG GGTGAGCTCCGCCTCCTGGTACTTCCTCAATGTCTTTGGCTTAAGAAGCATCTACTCACTGATCCTTGGACAGGATAACG CCGCTGACCAATCCCGCGTCATGCAGGAACAGATGACCGGAGCTGCCATGGCGATGCCGGCCGACACCAACAAAGCTTTTAAG ACGGAGTGGGAAGCTCTGGAGTTGACGGATCATCAGTGGGCTTTGGATGACCTGGAAGAAGAACTGATGGGGGCCGACCTCAACTTCGAGGGGCTGTTCAAGCGAGAGCTGCAGACGGCCATGTTCTGA